The following are from one region of the Mauremys reevesii isolate NIE-2019 linkage group 2, ASM1616193v1, whole genome shotgun sequence genome:
- the RBM12B gene encoding RNA-binding protein 12B translates to MAVVIRLQGLPVVAGPADIRRFFLGLNIPDGGVHIIGGETGEAFIIFATDEDARRAMSCSGELIKDSPIELFLSSKTEMQNTIEMSRKRFDRGGREPVSGSRRTGGSNSGASSVGNLSNLVAAITKGINKSGYVPSNHPESGFHTNGTRHGDPGIPKSNYNQSRKESLSSDDVYLFLHGIPYSATEDEVRAFFSGLRVEGVIFIKRRNGLNNGDGLVKFATPHGALEGLKRHRQYMGPRFIEISLATEEQWIEHGGRIDMKNEIARYLSKERSPARSSNYTHSRKHSHSRSPPRRQRTRSRSPRGQEFYLHLRNLPTYLEKKDLRTFFGKLDVSNNQIKFLLDKHQRRTRDAFLMLKNQKDFDIALEYHRMSLFNRPVYIFPISRKSMLKLIESNERKSSQERDSLSRPISEKSYREGHSGPKMCIYIRNFPFDVTKVEVQKFFAGFAIDEDDVYLLYDDKGVGLGEALVKFKSEEQAMKAESLNRRRFLGTEVLLRLISEEQMQEFGLNVPPSAPSGKMQVHSQAYDRGEHSRPAGSPPGQPQGLPMHSFGSPGSFRHPPDVRRPTEDFRGPPPFMDFGGDSESFGRMDYGNNNMGGFSEGRFMSDTNFSGGSDRVTPIRLKNLPFRATPNEILDFFYGYGVIPESVSIQCNEHGLPSGDAIVAMTNYEEAMAAINELNDRPIGPRKVKLSLL, encoded by the coding sequence ATGGCTGTAGTCATCCGTTTACAGGGGCTTCCTGTTGTTGCGGGTCCTGCAGATATTCGCCGTTTCTTCTTGGGATTGAATATTCCTGATGGAGGAGTGCATATTATTGGAGGAGAAACTGGGGAGGCTTTTATTATATTTGCAACAGATGAAGATGCACGACGTGCCATGAGCTGTTCAGGAGAGCTTATCAAAGACTCCCCCATAGagctctttctcagcagcaaGACTGAAATGCAAAATACAATAGAAATGAGCCGGAAAAGATTTGATCGTGGGGGAAGAGAACCAGTATCTGGGTCTAGACGAACAGGTGGTAGTAATTCTGGTGCATCAAGTGTTGGGAACCTTTCAAACTTAGTTGCAGCTATTACAAAAGGAATAAATAAATCTGGTTATGTTCCATCAAATCACCCAGAGTCTGGCTTTCATACCAATGGCACAAGACATGGTGATCCAGGTATACCTAAATCAAACTATAACCAGTCAAGAAAGGAGTCACTGAGTTCAGATGATGTTTATTTATTTCTACATGGCATACCATACTCTGCAACAGAAGATGAAGTACGTGCTTTCTTTTCTGGATTACGAGTAGAGGGAGTGATCTTTATAAAACGTCGCAATGGCCTAAATAATGGTGATGGTTTGGTAAAATTTGCTACACCTCATGGTGCCTTAGAAGGACTTAAACGTCATAGACAATACATGGGTCCAAGATTTATAGAAATAAGTCTAGCTACTGAAGAACAGTGGATTGAACATGGTGGCAGGATAGACATGAAGAATGAGATTGCTCGTTACTTAAGCAAAGAGCGTTCTCCAGCAAGAAGTTCAAACTATACTCATTCAAGAAAACATTCTCATTCAAGATCTCCTCCAAGGAGACAAAGAACGCGCTCTCGTTCACCTCGTGGCCAGGAATTTTACTTACACTTAAGAAATCTACCTACCTATCTTGAGAAGAAAGATCTGAGAACTTTCTTTGGAAAGCTGGATGTGTCTAACAACCAAATCAAGTTTTTACTGGACAAGCATCAAAGGAGGACAAGAGATGCGTTTTTGATGTTGAAGAATCAGAAAGATTTTGATATTGCTCTGGAATATCACAGGATGTCTCTTTTCAATCGTCCTGTTTACATTTTTCCTATTTCTAGAAAATCTATGTTGAAACTAATTGAGTCAAATGAGAGGAAGAGCTCACAAGAAAGAGACAGCTTGTCCAGGCCGATATCAGAAAAAAGTTATCGGGAGGGGCATTCTGGCCCAAAGATGTGCATATATATAAGAAACTTTCCATTTGATGTGACAAAAGTTGAAGTACAAAAGTTCTTTGCAGGGTTTGCTATTGATGAAGATGATGTCTACTTGCTTTATGATGACAAAGGAGTTGGGTTGGGAGAAGCATTGGTAAAATTTAAATCTGAAGAGCAGGCAATGAAAGCAGAAAGTTTAAATCGTCGAAGGTTCTTGGGAACAGAGGTACTATTAAGACTTATATCTGAAGAACAGATGCAGGAGTTCGGTTTAAATGTTCCACCATCAGCACCAAGTGGAAAAATGCAGGTTCATTCACAGGCATATGATAGAGGTGAGCATTCCCGTCCAGCTGGTTCACCACCTGGACAACCACAAGGACTACCTATGCACTCATTTGGTTCTCCTGGCAGCTTTAGGCATCCTCCTGATGTTAGACGACCTACTGAGGATTTTCGAGGTCCTCCACCTTTTATGGATTTTGGTGGTGATAGTGAATCTTTTGGTAGGATGGATTATGGAAACAATAACATGGGAGGCTTTTCTGAGGGAAGATTTATGTCTGATACAAATTTCAGTGGTGGTTCTGATCGTGTAACTCCTATTAGATTAAAGAACTTGCCATTCAGAGCCACCCCTAatgaaattttggattttttctatgGCTATGGTGTCATTCCAGAATCTGTTTCTATACAGTGTAATGAACACGGATTACCTTCAGGTGATGCCATTGTTGCTATGACAAATTATGAGGAAGCAATGGCTGCTATTAATGAGCTAAATGATAGACCAATTGGCCCACGCAAAGTTAAGCTAAGCTTGCTTTAA